The following proteins are encoded in a genomic region of Paraburkholderia flagellata:
- a CDS encoding leucine-rich repeat domain-containing protein, whose amino-acid sequence MADTPPSNSKPVTDGARTSVSRPVRLWALCGGIGLLLVSLLVVFAPDREKLDERALSGLGFFTGACDDGGDLTATPESGCLALRAKPTVTTSQLAAAVTHLAKLHLKLELSLAGSSVDNIDSLKELDDVVSLDLTGTPVWNIDVLKGMRSLKRLVIHRTQVQNIDALRESTGLQLLNLWDTRVSNLEALRDLTELRQLDLRDTQVRDLEALAKLPRLEALKLGGARNVRDIEPLGQLTTLTTLDLNETQVERLDPLKNLRDLQALYLANTSVRDIDVLMGMPHLKTLALDGSKVENIEAMRGLRELETLVLARTQVTNIDALKGLTGLQRLNLSDTRVENIDALSNLTALRTLNLFRTDVHDIDALKRLKGLQELYLANTPVRDVDVLKGLTGLRELVLYGTKARNVDELKAALPNTRVVW is encoded by the coding sequence GTGGCCGACACCCCACCGTCCAACTCAAAGCCAGTTACCGACGGCGCGCGCACTTCGGTCTCGCGTCCTGTCAGACTTTGGGCCCTCTGCGGCGGCATCGGCCTTTTGCTCGTGAGCCTGTTGGTGGTCTTCGCCCCTGATCGGGAAAAACTGGACGAACGGGCGCTGAGCGGCCTGGGATTTTTCACGGGCGCGTGCGATGACGGAGGCGATTTAACTGCCACACCAGAGTCGGGATGCCTGGCATTGCGGGCAAAACCGACAGTGACAACGTCTCAGCTCGCCGCCGCGGTCACCCATCTAGCCAAGCTGCACCTGAAACTCGAATTGAGTCTGGCGGGCAGCTCCGTTGATAACATCGACTCGCTGAAAGAGCTGGATGATGTGGTATCGCTCGACCTCACTGGCACTCCGGTCTGGAACATCGACGTGCTGAAGGGAATGCGTTCCCTGAAAAGACTCGTGATACACCGCACCCAGGTCCAGAACATCGATGCGCTTCGAGAGTCGACCGGTCTCCAGTTGCTCAATCTCTGGGACACCCGCGTTTCGAATCTCGAAGCGCTGAGGGACTTGACTGAGTTGCGCCAACTCGATCTTCGGGATACGCAGGTTCGGGACCTCGAAGCGCTGGCGAAGCTACCTCGTCTGGAAGCACTCAAACTGGGTGGTGCGAGAAATGTCAGGGACATTGAGCCACTCGGTCAATTGACCACGTTGACAACGCTCGATCTCAACGAGACGCAAGTCGAGCGCCTCGATCCCTTGAAGAATCTTCGCGATCTTCAAGCGCTTTATCTCGCGAACACGTCTGTTCGTGACATCGATGTGCTGATGGGCATGCCACACCTGAAGACGCTCGCGCTCGACGGCTCCAAAGTCGAGAATATCGAGGCGATGCGGGGATTGCGCGAGTTGGAAACACTCGTTCTTGCCCGCACGCAAGTCACGAACATCGATGCACTGAAAGGCCTGACTGGCCTGCAAAGGCTCAATCTCTCCGACACCCGCGTCGAGAACATTGATGCGCTGAGCAATCTTACTGCCCTTCGAACACTCAATCTCTTTCGCACCGACGTTCACGACATCGACGCGCTGAAGAGACTGAAGGGGCTACAAGAGCTCTATCTCGCGAACACGCCAGTCAGGGACGTCGACGTACTGAAAGGCCTGACCGGGCTGCGGGAGCTTGTTCTCTATGGCACCAAGGCCCGGAACGTCGATGAACTCAAAGCGGCCTTACCAAACACTCGAGTTGTATGGTGA